A region from the Phycisphaerales bacterium genome encodes:
- a CDS encoding BtpA family membrane complex biogenesis protein — MALLFGEKALVGMVHVDALPGTPRHRLPMREIVANAVREARVLVEAGFDALIVENMHDAPYVCAPGVGGGVTGAGGMGGGSLGPEITAAMTRVAVAVREAVPQMPCGVQILSGAHREALCVAMTAELDFIRCENFVYAHVADEGIMATAAAGDLLRYRRTIGAERVRVLADIKKKHAAHAITGDVSLIDAAQAAEFFGADGVIVTGSATGKPTDPQDVAEAKAAVKIPVVVGSGATAESVRTLLKHADAIIVGSSIKYGGVWSNPISLERCRAFVAAARGT, encoded by the coding sequence ATGGCCCTGCTCTTTGGTGAAAAAGCCCTTGTTGGAATGGTGCACGTGGACGCGCTGCCCGGGACGCCGCGGCATCGGTTGCCGATGCGCGAGATCGTGGCGAACGCCGTGCGCGAGGCTCGTGTGCTGGTCGAGGCGGGGTTTGACGCGCTCATCGTCGAGAACATGCACGACGCGCCGTATGTCTGTGCGCCGGGGGTGGGGGGGGGGGTCACGGGTGCGGGCGGGATGGGCGGCGGGTCGCTTGGGCCCGAGATCACCGCGGCGATGACGCGGGTCGCTGTGGCCGTGCGTGAGGCCGTGCCCCAGATGCCCTGCGGCGTGCAGATTCTGTCGGGGGCGCACCGCGAGGCGCTCTGCGTCGCGATGACGGCGGAGTTGGACTTCATCCGCTGCGAGAACTTCGTCTACGCCCACGTCGCCGACGAGGGGATCATGGCGACGGCGGCGGCGGGCGACCTGCTCCGATACCGGCGGACGATCGGCGCCGAGCGTGTGCGTGTGCTCGCGGACATCAAGAAGAAGCACGCCGCCCACGCGATCACCGGCGATGTGTCCCTGATCGACGCGGCCCAGGCGGCGGAGTTCTTCGGGGCCGACGGCGTGATCGTCACGGGGAGCGCCACGGGCAAGCCGACCGACCCGCAGGACGTGGCCGAGGCGAAGGCGGCGGTCAAGATCCCCGTCGTCGTGGGGAGCGGGGCGACGGCGGAGAGCGTCCGCACGCTGCTCAAGCACGCCGACGCGATCATCGTGGGGTCGTCGATCAAGTACGGCGGAGTGTGGTCGAACCCGATCTCGCTGGAGCGATGCCGGGCGTTCGTCGCCGCGGCGCGGGGAACGTAA